One Pyrus communis chromosome 13, drPyrComm1.1, whole genome shotgun sequence genomic window carries:
- the LOC137712733 gene encoding cleavage stimulating factor 64-like isoform X2, giving the protein MAGKQLSGDGLPANIAGMSKNQLYDIMSQMKNLIEQNQQQARQILIQNPPLTKALFQAQIMLGMVRPPQVSTQQTQQPSTQAAPLLPGQVGLQEQTGPSQIQAPPRKQYQNQPGMPSSSAGAPSINVQSQPMPSRPLLSPQQPKGHLNPQMTPTSLPQSSQLPNMPAHPLHSSSQPPSLHQTQMPAVSSQLQQSLQTSGVSSHMPLQPPLPPQPRPPSMPNFHHQYPSQMGPNMGYQHAPPQHLSQSMFHSGTKPPVSAGPSFPQGQPPLPSQPPPQSMYQGGGMHLGSEFNNQAGSSMQVDRGSWMSGPPESSTVPQLSGPPPLGPGQIGPGSQPPRQAPLSPEMEKALLQQVMSLTPEQINLLPPEQRNQVLQLQQILRQ; this is encoded by the exons ATGGCGGGAAAGCAACTCTCAGGCGACGGCCTACCGGCGAACATCGCTGGAATGTCGAAGAACCAGCTTTACGACATCATGTCTCAAATGAAG AATTTGATAGAACAGAACCAGCAGCAGGCGAGGCAGATCCTCATTCAGAATCCGCCCCTCACCAAAGCTCTTTTCCAG GCGCAGATTATGCTTGGAATGGTGCGGCCACCTCAAGTg TCGACACAACAAACTCAGCAGCCAAGCACTCAGGCTGCTCCCTTGTTGCCCGGCCAAGTTGGTTTGCAGGAGCAAACTGGGCCATCTCAGATCCAAGCTCCTCCGAGAAAGCAATACCAAAACCAACCAGGAATGCCTAGTTCATCAGCTGGTGCTCCATCTATAAATGTTCAGTCTCAGCCTATGCCTTCACGTCCCCTGCTGAGCCCACAGCAGCCTAAGGGACATCTAAATCCTCAAATGACCCCgacttctcttccacagtcctcTCAACTCCCAAATATGCCTGCACATCCTCTTCATTCTTCTTCACAGCCACCTTCGCTTCATCAAACCCAAATGCCTGCTGTTTCCAGCCAGTTGCAACAGTCATTACAGACATCTGGAGTGTCTTCTCATATGCCGTTGCAACCACCATTGCCACCACAACCAAGACCACCTTCAATGCCTAACTTCCATCACCAGTATCCCTCGCAAATGGGGCCCAACATGGGTTACCAACATGCTCCTCCCCAACATCTTTCACAATCCATGTTTCAT TCAGGTACGAAACCCCCTGTTAGCGCTGGGCCTTCATTTCCACAGGGACAACCACCACTTCCAAGTCAACCACCACCTCAATCTATGTATCAG GGTGGAGGCATGCATTTAGGTTCAGAGTTCAACAATCAAGCTGGATCTTCCATGCAAGTTGATAGAGGATCGTGGATGTCCGGTCCACCAGAGAGTTCGACAGTGCCACAACTTTCAGGACCGCCACCGTTAGGTCCTGGTCAAATCGGCCCTGGCAGCCAGCCTCCTCGCCAGGCACCG TTGTCCCCTGAGATGGAGAAGGCACTGCTTCAGCAGGTCATGAGCCTCACACCGGAACAAATTAACCTCCTGCCTCCCGAACAAAGGAATCAGGTGCTACAGCTACAGCAGATACTGCGCCAATAA
- the LOC137712020 gene encoding VQ motif-containing protein 20-like — translation MPIFTMSPHANANKRDVIAYNDNYRTLFYPPPLKINKDSHSIKKSSPSSLSGSPSSSALSSTSSLVIAVAGAKPPQQQHHPVIIYTHSPKIIHTHPRDFMALVQKLTGRSRFEDDAREPRPQRPPPSKKREVNNVEGLLEEEIMNNNRVGGKVMMRNEDNDSSSVITTEENCSSTNINSNDINNNNNNNNVGVGSVVGVGGGGDGQVSSCFMPPNPYIGNIPVFTPKPADFLCSNSIDHLFTTI, via the coding sequence ATGCCAATATTTACGATGAGCCCACATGCAAACGCAAACAAAAGGGACGTGATCGCCTACAACGACAATTATCGGACGTTGTTTTACCCTCCGCCCTTGAAGATCAACAAGGACTCCCACTCCATCAAAAAGTCCTCGCCCTCCTCGTTGTCGGGCTCACCGTCATCGTCAGCGTTATCATCCACGTCTTCCCTTGTGATCGCTGTGGCTGGGGCGAAACCGCCCCAACAACAGCACCACCCGGTGATTATCTACACGCATTCGCCCAAGATCATCCACACGCACCCGAGGGATTTCATGGCGTTGGTGCAGAAGCTCACGGGGCGCTCGCGCTTTGAGGACGATGCGCGAGAGCCTCGTCCGCAGCGGCCGCCTCCTTCGAAGAAACGAGAGGTTAATAATGTGGAGGGTTTGTTGGAGGAGGAGATCATGAATAATAACAGGGTCGGCGGAAAGGTTATGATGAGGAACGAGGACAACGATTCCTCGTCGGTTATTACGACGGAGGAGAATTGTAGCAGCACAAACATTAATAGTAACGATattaacaacaacaataacaataataatgtaGGAGTAGGGAGTGTCGTAGGTGTaggaggaggaggggatggTCAGGTGAGTTCCTGCTTCATGCCGCCCAATCCTTACATCGGAAACATTCCGGTTTTTACGCCGAAACCCGCCGATTTCTTGTGCTCCAATTCCATCGACCACCTCTTCACAACAATATGA
- the LOC137712733 gene encoding cleavage stimulating factor 64-like isoform X1 encodes MAGKQLSGDGLPANIAGMSKNQLYDIMSQMKNLIEQNQQQARQILIQNPPLTKALFQAQIMLGMVRPPQVIPSIQPLTSHNSQQSTQQTQQPSTQAAPLLPGQVGLQEQTGPSQIQAPPRKQYQNQPGMPSSSAGAPSINVQSQPMPSRPLLSPQQPKGHLNPQMTPTSLPQSSQLPNMPAHPLHSSSQPPSLHQTQMPAVSSQLQQSLQTSGVSSHMPLQPPLPPQPRPPSMPNFHHQYPSQMGPNMGYQHAPPQHLSQSMFHSGTKPPVSAGPSFPQGQPPLPSQPPPQSMYQGGGMHLGSEFNNQAGSSMQVDRGSWMSGPPESSTVPQLSGPPPLGPGQIGPGSQPPRQAPLSPEMEKALLQQVMSLTPEQINLLPPEQRNQVLQLQQILRQ; translated from the exons ATGGCGGGAAAGCAACTCTCAGGCGACGGCCTACCGGCGAACATCGCTGGAATGTCGAAGAACCAGCTTTACGACATCATGTCTCAAATGAAG AATTTGATAGAACAGAACCAGCAGCAGGCGAGGCAGATCCTCATTCAGAATCCGCCCCTCACCAAAGCTCTTTTCCAG GCGCAGATTATGCTTGGAATGGTGCGGCCACCTCAAGTg ATTCCCAGCATTCAGCCACTGACGTCACATAATTCTCAGCAGTCGACACAACAAACTCAGCAGCCAAGCACTCAGGCTGCTCCCTTGTTGCCCGGCCAAGTTGGTTTGCAGGAGCAAACTGGGCCATCTCAGATCCAAGCTCCTCCGAGAAAGCAATACCAAAACCAACCAGGAATGCCTAGTTCATCAGCTGGTGCTCCATCTATAAATGTTCAGTCTCAGCCTATGCCTTCACGTCCCCTGCTGAGCCCACAGCAGCCTAAGGGACATCTAAATCCTCAAATGACCCCgacttctcttccacagtcctcTCAACTCCCAAATATGCCTGCACATCCTCTTCATTCTTCTTCACAGCCACCTTCGCTTCATCAAACCCAAATGCCTGCTGTTTCCAGCCAGTTGCAACAGTCATTACAGACATCTGGAGTGTCTTCTCATATGCCGTTGCAACCACCATTGCCACCACAACCAAGACCACCTTCAATGCCTAACTTCCATCACCAGTATCCCTCGCAAATGGGGCCCAACATGGGTTACCAACATGCTCCTCCCCAACATCTTTCACAATCCATGTTTCAT TCAGGTACGAAACCCCCTGTTAGCGCTGGGCCTTCATTTCCACAGGGACAACCACCACTTCCAAGTCAACCACCACCTCAATCTATGTATCAG GGTGGAGGCATGCATTTAGGTTCAGAGTTCAACAATCAAGCTGGATCTTCCATGCAAGTTGATAGAGGATCGTGGATGTCCGGTCCACCAGAGAGTTCGACAGTGCCACAACTTTCAGGACCGCCACCGTTAGGTCCTGGTCAAATCGGCCCTGGCAGCCAGCCTCCTCGCCAGGCACCG TTGTCCCCTGAGATGGAGAAGGCACTGCTTCAGCAGGTCATGAGCCTCACACCGGAACAAATTAACCTCCTGCCTCCCGAACAAAGGAATCAGGTGCTACAGCTACAGCAGATACTGCGCCAATAA
- the LOC137712731 gene encoding CRM-domain containing factor CFM3, chloroplastic/mitochondrial-like yields the protein MAFTTAKISEMPLRNSLPPTSHSPSSLRLLFSDPKPSFRIVKTFSSTVRTTEHGGSANAKPPQHKSRPASSAPWLNKWPNRSSPTELPRQKVNYKVSESHGREQDGKADTTRYFDKDKGQSAIERIVLRLRNLGLGSDDEKEDDGIGLDGQDPVPAASGEEKLGDLLQREWVRPDYVLEEEKSSDEVALPWEKEQEVSDKEEVKGLRKRRGKAPSLAELTIEDEELKRLRRMGMVLRERISVPKAGITQAVLEKIHDTWRKTELVRLKFHEVLALDMKTAHEIVERRTGGLVLWRSGSVMVVYRGSNYKGPSQSQTVDGERSGLFIPEILSSETSEMRSGNEATSGPDNTEQALKIPERDHNMTEEEAEFHSLLDDLGPRFVEWWGTGVLPVDADLLPKTIPGYKTPFRLLPTGMRSRLTNAEMTTLRKLAKSLPCHFALGRNRNHQGLALAIIKLWEKSSVAKIAVKRGIQNTNNKLMAEEIKNLTGGVLLLRNKYYIVIYRGKDFVPTSVAAALSERQELTKQVQDVEEKMRIKAIDAASSGAVEGQALAGTLAEFYEAQARWGREISAEEREKMIEEDSRAKNAKLVRRIEHKLGVAQAKKLRAEKLLSKIESLMLPAGPDYDQETITDEERVMFRRVGLRMKAYLPLGIRGVFDGVVENMHLHWKHRELVKLISKQKTLAFVEDTARLLEYESGGILVAIERVPKGYALIYHRGKNYRRPITLRPRNLITKAKALKRSVAMQRHEALSQHISELEKNIEQMKSQVGISEDDVDESSWSSRDPEQIHRALELVQSEGEDEDEDEDSYVDSDGNGEDSDWENEE from the exons ATGGCCTTCACAACCGCGAAAATATCCGAAATGCCACTCAGGAACTCACTCCCACCCACCTCTCACTCGCCCTCCTCCCTCAGACTCCTGTTCTCGGACCCAAAACCGTCATTTCGTATCGTCAAAACATTCTCGTCCACCGTCAGAACCACCGAGCACGGTGGAAGTGCGAACGCCAAACCCCCGCAGCACAAATCCAGACCCGCCTCCTCCGCTCCCTGGCTCAACAAGTGGCCCAATCGTAGCTCTCCCACCGAATTGCCCCGCCAGAAAGTGAACTATAAGGTCAGCGAGTCGCATGGACGAGAGCAAGATGGCAAGGCGGATACGACTCGGTACTTCGACAAGGATAAAGGCCAGAGCGCGATTGAGAGAATCGTGCTTCGGTTGCGGAACTTGGGGTTGGGGTCGGACGATGAGAAGGAAGATGATGGTATTGGATTGGACGGTCAGGATCCAGTGCCGGCGGCAAGCGGAGAGGAGAAGCTCGGGGATTTGTTGCAGCGGGAGTGGGTCCGGCCGGATTATGTattagaggaggagaagagcaGTGATGAGGTGGCATTGCCGTGGGAGAAAGAGCAGGAGGTGAGTGACAAGGAGGAGGTGAAGGGattgaggaagaggagagggaaAGCACCGTCGTTGGCGGAATTGACGATTGAGGACGAGGAACTGAAGCGGCTGAGGAGAATGGGGATGGTGCTTAGGGAAAGGATCAGTGTGCCGAAGGCCGGGATCACGCAGGCAGTGCTAGAGAAGATTCACGATACGTGGAGGAAGACAGAGCTGGTGAGGCTCAAGTTCCATGAGGTGCTGGCATTGGATATGAAGACAGCCCACGAGATTGTTGAG CGTCGAACAGGAGGGTTAGTTTTATGGCGGTCAGGAAGTGTCATGGTTGTGTACCGAGGGAGTAACTACAAAGGACCTTCTCAATCCCAAACTGTTGATGGGGAAAGGAGTGGTCTTTTTATCCCAGAGATATTGTCATCTGAAACATCGGAGATGAGAAGTGGCAATGAAGCAACTTCAGGTCCAGATAACACTGAGCAAGCATTGAAAATCCCAGAGCGTGATCATAACATGACAGAGGAGGAAGCTGAGTTTCACAGCCTCTTGGATGATTTAGGTCCTCGTTTTGTTGAGTGGTGGGGTACTGGAGTGCTTCCTGTTGATGCTGATTTGCTTCCCAAAACAATCCCTGGTTACAAAACTCCTTTCAGGCTTCTCCCTACTGGGATGCGGTCGCGGCTGACTAATGCAGAGATGACTACTTTACGGAAACTTGCCAAATCGCTTCCTTGTCATTTTGCCCTTG GGAGAAATAGAAACCATCAAGGGTTGGCATTGGCTATTATTAAACTTTGGGAGAAAAGCTCCGTTGCGAAGATTGCTGTCAAACGAGGTATCCAGAATACAAACAACAAGTTGATGGCTGAGGAGATAAAG AATTTAACAGGTGGTGTTTTACTGCTCAGAAACAAATATTACATTGTCATTTACCGCGGGAAGGATTTTGTCCCAACAAGTGTGGCTGCTGCTCTGTCTGAAAGACAGGAACTGACGAAACAGGTCCAAGATGTTGAAGAGAAAATGCGGATTAAAGCAATAGATGCGGCTTCTTCAGGTGCAGTGGAAGGACAGGCACTTGCAGGGACTTTGGCTGAGTTTTATGAGGCTCAAGCTCGTTGGGGAAGAGAAATATCTGCTGAAGAACGGGAAAAGATGATTGAAGAAGATTCAAGAGCTAAGAATGCTAAGCTTGTCAGACGAATTGAGCATAAACTAGGTGTT GCCCAAGCCAAAAAGCTAAGAGCAGAGAAACTGCTATCCAAGATAGAATCGTTAATGCTTCCTGCGGGTCCTGATTATGATCAGGAAACAATCACTGATGAGGAACGGGTTATGTTTCGTAGGGTTGGTTTGAGAATGAAAGCATACTTGCCTCTGG GTATACGTGGTGTCTTTGATGGTGTCGTCGAGAACATGCATTTGCATTGGAAGCACAGAGAACTAGTGAAATTAATAAGCAAGCAAAAGACTCTTGCTTTTGTTGAAGATACAGCTAGGTTATTGGAATATGAGAGTGGTGGTATACTTGTGGCAATAGAAAGAGTTCCAAAGGGATATGCTCTCATTTACCATCGTGGAAAGAATTATCGGCGACCCATTACCTTGAGGCCAAGGAACCTTATAACTAAGGCTAAAGCATTAAAACGCTCAGTGGCCATGCAACGCCATGAG GCTCTCAGTCAGCACATATCTGAACTGGAGAAGAACATAGAACAAATGAAATCTCAAGTT GGTATTtctgaagatgatgttgatgagAGTTCCTGGAGCTCAAGAGATCCCGAGCAGATTCATCGTGCCTTGGAATTAGTCCAA AGCGAGGGCGAAGATgaggatgaagatgaagattcATACGTGGATTCAGATGGCAACGGTGAAGATTCTGATTGGGAAAACGAAGAATAA
- the LOC137712732 gene encoding uncharacterized protein isoform X2, protein MGLVGQLQRIMQLGFDWDTNDMSILLQAKLAKPLMGTARIVINSLHIKGDLLLMPVLNGKAILYSFLSVPEVRIGIAFGSGGSQALPATELPGVSSWLVKILTDTLVKTMVEPRRRCYTMPAVNLRKKAVGGIIYVTVISASKVSRNGLKGSPSRKQFDRSSDEQFVDKDLQTFVEVELEELTRKTGVKLGSNPSWNSKFNMVLHDETGNLRFNLYECTPNNVKYDYLASCEIKVKYVEDDSTIFWAIGRDSGVIAKHAEFCGKEVEFVVPFEGVNSGELTVKLVLKEWQFSDGSHVDNSLLTSRRSLFGSSNFLPKTGRKVNITVMEGKDLVSKDRSGKCDPYVKLQYGKILQRTRTAHDLNPVWNQTFEFDEIGEGEYLMIKCFDEDTFGDDNIGSARVNLEGLVEGSVRDVWIPLEKVNSGELRLQIEAVRVEGSDGSRGSATGSGNGWVELVLIEAKDLIAADMRGTSDPYVRVEYGNLKKQTKVMYKTLNPQWNQTLEFPDDGSPLLLHVKDHNALLRASSIGDCVVEYQRLPPNQMADKWIPLQNVSRGEIHVQVTRRVPELEKRASLDSEPSINKAHKISSEMKQMMMKFQSLIDDGNIEGLATAMCELEALEDTQEEYMVQLETEQVLLLNKIKELGQEILDSSPSISSRFSGT, encoded by the exons ATGGGACTCGTTGGTCAACTTCAG CGGATCATGCAATTAGGTTTTGACTGGGATACAAATGATATGAGTATTTTGTTGCAAGCAAAGCTTGCCAAGCCACTTATGGGGACGGCACGGATAGTTATAAATAGTCTCCACATCAAGGGCGAT CTTCTCCTGATGCCGGTCTTGAACGGGAAAGCAATTTTGTACTCATTTCTGTCAGTTCCTGAAGTGAGGATAGGAATTGCCTTTGGAAGTGGCGGAAGCCAAGCACTGCCTGCTACAGAGCTTCCCGGTGTTTCTTCTTGGCTG GTTAAAATTTTGACTGACACGCTAGTTAAGACAATGGTTGAGCCTCGCCGCCGTTGTTACACTATGCCAGCTGTAAATCTAAGGAAAAAGGCTGTTGGAGGCATTATATACGTGACAGTCATTTCTGCAAGTAAAGTTTCTAGGAATGGTTTGAAAGGAAGCCCGTCCAGAAAGCAGTTTGATAGAAGTTCAGATGAGCAGTTTGTCGATAAAGATCTACAGACATTTGTGGAGGTTGAACTTGAAGAGTTAACTAGAAAAACAGGTGTGAAGTTGGGTTCAAACCCTAGCTGGAATTCGAAGTTTAATATGGTGTTACACGACGAAACAGGAAATCTTCGATTTAATCTGTACGAGTGTACGCCAAACAATGTGAAGTATGACTATCTGGCGAGTTGTGAAATTAAG GTGAAGTATGTTGAGGATGATTCAACGATATTCTGGGCAATAGGACGCGACTCTGGCGTGATAGCAAAACACGCTGAGTTTTgtggaaaagaagttgaattCGTTGTTCCATTTGAGGGGGTCAATTCGGGGGAG TTGACGGTGAAGCTTGTCCTAAAAGAATGGCAATTCTCTGATGGTTCACACGTAGACAACTCTCTTCTTACCTCACGAAGATCACTTTTCGGGTCATCAAATTTTCTACCAAAAACTGGAAGGAAAGTTAACATAACTGTTATGGAAGGAAAAGATCTTGTTTCAAAAGACAGATCTGGAAAGTGCGATCCATATGTTAAATTGCAATATGGAAAG ATTCTCCAGAGAACAAGGACTGCTCATGATTTAAATCCCGTCTGGAATCAGACGTTTGAATTTGATGAGATTGGAGAAGGTGAATACCTGATGATAAAATGCTTCGACGAAGACACATTTGGTGATGACAATATTGGCAGCGCACGAGTTAATTTAGAGGGACTGGTCGAAGGGTCAGTCAGGGATGTGTGGATCCCTCTAGAAAAAGTGAATTCCGGAGAACTAAGGCTTCAAATAGAAGCAGTCAGAGTTGAAGGCTCTGACGGGTCAAGG GGTTCGGCTACGGGTTCAGGTAATGGTTGGGTTGAACTTGTTCTCATCGAAGCAAAAGACCTTATTGCTGCTGATATGAGAGGGACAAGTGATCCATATGTGAGGGTTGAATACGGGAActtgaagaaacaaacaaag GTTATGTACAAAACTCTGAATCCGCAGTGGAATCAAACCTTGGAATTTCCTGATGACGGCAGCCCCCTACTCTTGCATGTGAAAGACCACAATGCCTTATTACGGGCATCAAGTATAGGTGATTGCGTCGTGGAATATCAGAGATTGCCTCCGAATCAGATGGCAGACAAGTGGATCCCTCTTCAGAATGTGAGTAGGGGGGAAATCCATGTTCAGGTCACACGAAGAGTCCCGGAGTTGGAGAAAAGAGCAAGTTTGGATTCTGAACCATCCATAAACAAAGCACACAAAATTTCCAGCGAG ATGAAACAAATGATGATGAAGTTTCAGTCTCTAATTGACGATGGAAATATTGAAGGGCTCGCAACGGCTATGTGTGAGCTAGAAGCCCTAGAGGATACACAAGAAGAGTACATGGTTCAACTCGAGACCGAGCAAGTTCTACTTCTTAACAAGATAAAGGAGCTTGGTCAGGAAATCCTGGACTCATCTCCTTCCATCAGCAGTAGATTTTCCGGAACCTGA
- the LOC137712732 gene encoding synaptotagmin-5-like isoform X1 — translation MPAQMNRRKGRRLSLEDAVEFFNHVMAEKPFLPFLLPLVLFVWAFERWVFSFSNWVPLAVAVWATLQYGNYQRRILVEDLNKQWKRVILNNSSTTPLEHCEWLNKLMMEVWPNSMNPKLSIRFSSIVEKRLKHRKSRLIEKVELLEFSLGSSPPSLGLHGTRWSTSGDQRIMQLGFDWDTNDMSILLQAKLAKPLMGTARIVINSLHIKGDLLLMPVLNGKAILYSFLSVPEVRIGIAFGSGGSQALPATELPGVSSWLVKILTDTLVKTMVEPRRRCYTMPAVNLRKKAVGGIIYVTVISASKVSRNGLKGSPSRKQFDRSSDEQFVDKDLQTFVEVELEELTRKTGVKLGSNPSWNSKFNMVLHDETGNLRFNLYECTPNNVKYDYLASCEIKVKYVEDDSTIFWAIGRDSGVIAKHAEFCGKEVEFVVPFEGVNSGELTVKLVLKEWQFSDGSHVDNSLLTSRRSLFGSSNFLPKTGRKVNITVMEGKDLVSKDRSGKCDPYVKLQYGKILQRTRTAHDLNPVWNQTFEFDEIGEGEYLMIKCFDEDTFGDDNIGSARVNLEGLVEGSVRDVWIPLEKVNSGELRLQIEAVRVEGSDGSRGSATGSGNGWVELVLIEAKDLIAADMRGTSDPYVRVEYGNLKKQTKVMYKTLNPQWNQTLEFPDDGSPLLLHVKDHNALLRASSIGDCVVEYQRLPPNQMADKWIPLQNVSRGEIHVQVTRRVPELEKRASLDSEPSINKAHKISSEMKQMMMKFQSLIDDGNIEGLATAMCELEALEDTQEEYMVQLETEQVLLLNKIKELGQEILDSSPSISSRFSGT, via the exons ATGCCTGCTCAGATGAATAGAAGGAAGGGGAGAAGGTTGAGCCTTGAGGATGCAGTGGAGTTCTTCAACCATGTGATGGCAGAGAAgccttttcttccatttttgttACCTCTGGTTTTGTTTGTCTGGGCTTTTGAGAGATGGGTTTTCTCCTTCTCCAATTGGGTTCCACTTGCTGTTGCTGTTTGGGCAACCTTACAG TACGGGAACTATCAGCGTCGGATACTTGTTGAAGACCTGAACAAGCAATGGAAGAGAGTCATATTGAACAACTCG TCTACGACTCCACTGGAGCACTGCGAATGGCTGAATAAGCTGATGATGGAAGTATGGCCCAACTCTATGAACCCGAAGCTCTCAATAAGGTTTTCGTCCATTGTTGAG AAACGGTTGAAGCACAGAAAATCAAGGCTTATA GAAAAAGTTGAATTGCTGGAGTTTTCACTAGGTTCATCCCCGCCTAGCTTGGGTCTTCATGGGACTCGTTGGTCAACTTCAGGTGATCAG CGGATCATGCAATTAGGTTTTGACTGGGATACAAATGATATGAGTATTTTGTTGCAAGCAAAGCTTGCCAAGCCACTTATGGGGACGGCACGGATAGTTATAAATAGTCTCCACATCAAGGGCGAT CTTCTCCTGATGCCGGTCTTGAACGGGAAAGCAATTTTGTACTCATTTCTGTCAGTTCCTGAAGTGAGGATAGGAATTGCCTTTGGAAGTGGCGGAAGCCAAGCACTGCCTGCTACAGAGCTTCCCGGTGTTTCTTCTTGGCTG GTTAAAATTTTGACTGACACGCTAGTTAAGACAATGGTTGAGCCTCGCCGCCGTTGTTACACTATGCCAGCTGTAAATCTAAGGAAAAAGGCTGTTGGAGGCATTATATACGTGACAGTCATTTCTGCAAGTAAAGTTTCTAGGAATGGTTTGAAAGGAAGCCCGTCCAGAAAGCAGTTTGATAGAAGTTCAGATGAGCAGTTTGTCGATAAAGATCTACAGACATTTGTGGAGGTTGAACTTGAAGAGTTAACTAGAAAAACAGGTGTGAAGTTGGGTTCAAACCCTAGCTGGAATTCGAAGTTTAATATGGTGTTACACGACGAAACAGGAAATCTTCGATTTAATCTGTACGAGTGTACGCCAAACAATGTGAAGTATGACTATCTGGCGAGTTGTGAAATTAAG GTGAAGTATGTTGAGGATGATTCAACGATATTCTGGGCAATAGGACGCGACTCTGGCGTGATAGCAAAACACGCTGAGTTTTgtggaaaagaagttgaattCGTTGTTCCATTTGAGGGGGTCAATTCGGGGGAG TTGACGGTGAAGCTTGTCCTAAAAGAATGGCAATTCTCTGATGGTTCACACGTAGACAACTCTCTTCTTACCTCACGAAGATCACTTTTCGGGTCATCAAATTTTCTACCAAAAACTGGAAGGAAAGTTAACATAACTGTTATGGAAGGAAAAGATCTTGTTTCAAAAGACAGATCTGGAAAGTGCGATCCATATGTTAAATTGCAATATGGAAAG ATTCTCCAGAGAACAAGGACTGCTCATGATTTAAATCCCGTCTGGAATCAGACGTTTGAATTTGATGAGATTGGAGAAGGTGAATACCTGATGATAAAATGCTTCGACGAAGACACATTTGGTGATGACAATATTGGCAGCGCACGAGTTAATTTAGAGGGACTGGTCGAAGGGTCAGTCAGGGATGTGTGGATCCCTCTAGAAAAAGTGAATTCCGGAGAACTAAGGCTTCAAATAGAAGCAGTCAGAGTTGAAGGCTCTGACGGGTCAAGG GGTTCGGCTACGGGTTCAGGTAATGGTTGGGTTGAACTTGTTCTCATCGAAGCAAAAGACCTTATTGCTGCTGATATGAGAGGGACAAGTGATCCATATGTGAGGGTTGAATACGGGAActtgaagaaacaaacaaag GTTATGTACAAAACTCTGAATCCGCAGTGGAATCAAACCTTGGAATTTCCTGATGACGGCAGCCCCCTACTCTTGCATGTGAAAGACCACAATGCCTTATTACGGGCATCAAGTATAGGTGATTGCGTCGTGGAATATCAGAGATTGCCTCCGAATCAGATGGCAGACAAGTGGATCCCTCTTCAGAATGTGAGTAGGGGGGAAATCCATGTTCAGGTCACACGAAGAGTCCCGGAGTTGGAGAAAAGAGCAAGTTTGGATTCTGAACCATCCATAAACAAAGCACACAAAATTTCCAGCGAG ATGAAACAAATGATGATGAAGTTTCAGTCTCTAATTGACGATGGAAATATTGAAGGGCTCGCAACGGCTATGTGTGAGCTAGAAGCCCTAGAGGATACACAAGAAGAGTACATGGTTCAACTCGAGACCGAGCAAGTTCTACTTCTTAACAAGATAAAGGAGCTTGGTCAGGAAATCCTGGACTCATCTCCTTCCATCAGCAGTAGATTTTCCGGAACCTGA